One Aegilops tauschii subsp. strangulata cultivar AL8/78 chromosome 7, Aet v6.0, whole genome shotgun sequence genomic window carries:
- the LOC109782101 gene encoding manganese-dependent ADP-ribose/CDP-alcohol diphosphatase, which translates to MLAHPGGVGVVRASVAREPLFTFGVIADVQYADIPDGRSFLGVPRYYRHSITVLQRAVRSWNSHKAGVKFCVNFGDIVDGFCPKDRSLSAVQAVVAEFDRFHGGPAYHMLGNHCLYNLPRSELVSVLRMPGRAYYDFSPWPGYRFVVLDAYDFSAVGWPRDHPVAAAARRFLEERNPNSDKNSPTGLAGEDRRFVMFNGGVGEEQLRWLDGVLQDASRRGETVVVCSHLPLHPGAASPAGLMWNYEEALAVVHRHGCVAACLAGHDHKGGYAVDACGVHHRTLEAALECPPGTDAFGHVDVFPGRLSLAGSGRMASTDMPLALPRLS; encoded by the coding sequence ATGCTAGCTCACCCGGGCGGGGTCGGGGTGGTCCGGGCTTCGGTGGCCAGGGAGCCCCTCTTCACCTTCGGCGTCATCGCCGACGTCCAGTACGCCGACATACCGGACGGCCGCTCCTTCCTCGGCGTGCCTCGGTACTATCGCCACAGCATCACCGTGCTCCAGAGGGCGGTCCGCAGCTGGAACAGCCACAAGGCCGGCGTCAAGTTCTGCGTCAACTTTGGCGACATCGTCGACGGGTTCTGCCCCAAGGACCGGTCGCTCTCCGCCGTGCAGGCCGTGGTGGCAGAGTTCGACCGGTTCCACGGCGGCCCGGCGTACCACATGCTCGGCAACCACTGCCTGTACAACCTCCCAAGGAGCGAGCTGGTGTCCGTGCTGCGGATGCCTGGGCGCGCCTACTACGACTTCTCGCCGTGGCCGGGGTACAGGTTCGTGGTCCTGGACGCGTACGACTTCAGTGCCGTCGGCTGGCCGCGCGACCACCctgtggcggcggcggccaggAGGTTCCTGGAGGAGAGGAACCCGAACTCGGATAAAAACAGCCCGACCGGGCTGGCAGGGGAGGACCGGCGGTTCGTGATGTTCAACGGCGGCGTGGGCGAGGAGCAGCTGCGGTGGCTGGACGGCGTCCTGCAGGACGCGTCGCGGCGCGGGGAGACCGTGGTGGTGTGCAGCCACCTGCCGCTCCACCCCGGCGCGGCGTCCCCTGCGGGGCTTATGTGGAACTACGAGGAGGCGCTGGCAGTGGTGCACCGGCACGGATGCGTCGCGGCGTGCCTCGCGGGGCACGACCACAAGGGCGGGTACGCCGTCGACGCGTGCGGCGTGCACCACCGCACCCTGGAGGCCGCGCTCGAGTGCCCGCCAGGCACCGACGCGTTTGGCCACGTCGATGTGTTCCCCGGCAGGCTGTCGCTCGCCGGATCTGGCAGGATGGCGAGCACCGACATGCCGCTCGCCCTCCCTCGGCTGAGCTAG